The Phoenix dactylifera cultivar Barhee BC4 chromosome 17, palm_55x_up_171113_PBpolish2nd_filt_p, whole genome shotgun sequence genome contains a region encoding:
- the LOC103720885 gene encoding ribosomal RNA small subunit methyltransferase, chloroplastic isoform X1: protein MLSLTLPSPSLHPCARPRLSDPPRPPLPVVVAAAASRRKRSEDDYHTTIKSLNSKGRHTPRKSLGQHYMLNSSINEELSNVAGVEEGDVVMEIGPGTGSLTNVLINAGATVIAVEKDPHMATLVRDRFGCTDQLVVLQEDFTKCHIHSHLNSLLENKNSVGIKPRYAKVVSNIPFNISTDVVRQLLPMGDIFSEVVLLLQDETASRLADCSLRTSEYRPINIFVNFYSDPEYKFKVERTNFFPQPNVDAAVIRFKLKQVLDYPPVASPKSFFSMVILDLHSFHVNSAFNGKRKMLRRSLQHICPSLEIEAALKNVGLPVTARPQDLTLDDFVKLHNLITQV, encoded by the exons ATGCTCTCCCTTACACTGCCCTCTCCTTCGCTGCATCCATGCGCGCGGCCGCGCCTAAGTGACCCCCCGCGGCCGCCGCTCCCCGTcgtcgtcgccgccgccgcctcgagGCGGAAAAGAAGCGAAGACGACTACCACACGACCATCAAATCTCTGAATTCCAAAGGCCGCCACACCCCAAGAAAATCACTTGGCCAG CATTACATGTTGAATTCGAGCATTAACGAAGAGCTTTCGAATGTGGCTGGGGTTGAAGAAGGGGATGTGGTGATGGAGATAGGCCCCGGTACTGGCTCCTTGACTAATGTTTTGATAAATGCTGGTGCCACGGTGATTGCTGTAGAGAAG GATCCGCACATGGCCACGCTTGTTAGAGATAGGTTTGGCTGTACAGATCAATTAGTG GTTCTGCAGGAAGACTTCACAAAATGTCATATTCATTCCCATTTGAATTCATTGCTGGAGAATAAGAACTCCGTAGGAATCAAACCTAGATATGCAAAG GTAGTGTCAAATATACCCTTCAATATAAGTACAGATGTTGTAAGGCAGCTTCTTCCAATGGGTGATATCTTCTCCGAAGTTGTTCTTCTGCTTCAG GATGAGACTGCATCACGCTTGGCAGATTGTTCTTTACGAACATCAGAATACCGACCCATTAACATCTTTGTGAACTTTTATTCAG ATCCTGAATACAAGTTTAAAGTTGAAAGAACAAATTTTTTTCCTCAACCAAAT GTTGATGCAGCTGTTATTAGATTTAAACTAAAGCAAGTTTTGGATTATCCACCAGTTGCTTCCCCTAAAAGCTTCTTTTCAATGGTTATTCTAGAtctccattcttttcat GTAAATTCTGCTTTCAATGGAAAGCGTAAAATGTTGCGACGGTCACTTCAGCATATATGCCCATCGCTCGAGATTGAAGCTGCTCTCAAGAATGTTGGCCTTCCAGTTACA GCCAGACCTCAAGATCTTACATTGGATGATTTTGTGAAGCTGCATAATCTCATTACACAGGTGTAG
- the LOC103720885 gene encoding ribosomal RNA small subunit methyltransferase, chloroplastic isoform X4, translated as MLSLTLPSPSLHPCARPRLSDPPRPPLPVVVAAAASRRKRSEDDYHTTIKSLNSKGRHTPRKSLGQHYMLNSSINEELSNVAGVEEGDVVMEIGPGTGSLTNVLINAGATVIAVEKDPHMATLVRDRFGCTDQLVVLQEDFTKCHIHSHLNSLLENKNSVGIKPRYAKVVSNIPFNISTDVVRQLLPMGDIFSEVVLLLQDETASRLADCSLRTSEYRPINIFVNFYSDPEYKFKVERTNFFPQPNVDAAVIRFKLKQVLDYPPVASPKSFFSMVNSAFNGKRKMLRRSLQHICPSLEIEAALKNVGLPVTV; from the exons ATGCTCTCCCTTACACTGCCCTCTCCTTCGCTGCATCCATGCGCGCGGCCGCGCCTAAGTGACCCCCCGCGGCCGCCGCTCCCCGTcgtcgtcgccgccgccgcctcgagGCGGAAAAGAAGCGAAGACGACTACCACACGACCATCAAATCTCTGAATTCCAAAGGCCGCCACACCCCAAGAAAATCACTTGGCCAG CATTACATGTTGAATTCGAGCATTAACGAAGAGCTTTCGAATGTGGCTGGGGTTGAAGAAGGGGATGTGGTGATGGAGATAGGCCCCGGTACTGGCTCCTTGACTAATGTTTTGATAAATGCTGGTGCCACGGTGATTGCTGTAGAGAAG GATCCGCACATGGCCACGCTTGTTAGAGATAGGTTTGGCTGTACAGATCAATTAGTG GTTCTGCAGGAAGACTTCACAAAATGTCATATTCATTCCCATTTGAATTCATTGCTGGAGAATAAGAACTCCGTAGGAATCAAACCTAGATATGCAAAG GTAGTGTCAAATATACCCTTCAATATAAGTACAGATGTTGTAAGGCAGCTTCTTCCAATGGGTGATATCTTCTCCGAAGTTGTTCTTCTGCTTCAG GATGAGACTGCATCACGCTTGGCAGATTGTTCTTTACGAACATCAGAATACCGACCCATTAACATCTTTGTGAACTTTTATTCAG ATCCTGAATACAAGTTTAAAGTTGAAAGAACAAATTTTTTTCCTCAACCAAAT GTTGATGCAGCTGTTATTAGATTTAAACTAAAGCAAGTTTTGGATTATCCACCAGTTGCTTCCCCTAAAAGCTTCTTTTCAATG GTAAATTCTGCTTTCAATGGAAAGCGTAAAATGTTGCGACGGTCACTTCAGCATATATGCCCATCGCTCGAGATTGAAGCTGCTCTCAAGAATGTTGGCCTTCCAGTTACA GTGTAG
- the LOC103720885 gene encoding ribosomal RNA small subunit methyltransferase, chloroplastic isoform X3, whose amino-acid sequence MLSLTLPSPSLHPCARPRLSDPPRPPLPVVVAAAASRRKRSEDDYHTTIKSLNSKGRHTPRKSLGQHYMLNSSINEELSNVAGVEEGDVVMEIGPGTGSLTNVLINAGATVIAVEKDPHMATLVRDRFGCTDQLVVLQEDFTKCHIHSHLNSLLENKNSVGIKPRYAKVVSNIPFNISTDVVRQLLPMGDIFSEVVLLLQDETASRLADCSLRTSEYRPINIFVNFYSDPEYKFKVERTNFFPQPNVDAAVIRFKLKQVLDYPPVASPKSFFSMVILDLHSFHVNSAFNGKRKMLRRSLQHICPSLEIEAALKNVGLPVTV is encoded by the exons ATGCTCTCCCTTACACTGCCCTCTCCTTCGCTGCATCCATGCGCGCGGCCGCGCCTAAGTGACCCCCCGCGGCCGCCGCTCCCCGTcgtcgtcgccgccgccgcctcgagGCGGAAAAGAAGCGAAGACGACTACCACACGACCATCAAATCTCTGAATTCCAAAGGCCGCCACACCCCAAGAAAATCACTTGGCCAG CATTACATGTTGAATTCGAGCATTAACGAAGAGCTTTCGAATGTGGCTGGGGTTGAAGAAGGGGATGTGGTGATGGAGATAGGCCCCGGTACTGGCTCCTTGACTAATGTTTTGATAAATGCTGGTGCCACGGTGATTGCTGTAGAGAAG GATCCGCACATGGCCACGCTTGTTAGAGATAGGTTTGGCTGTACAGATCAATTAGTG GTTCTGCAGGAAGACTTCACAAAATGTCATATTCATTCCCATTTGAATTCATTGCTGGAGAATAAGAACTCCGTAGGAATCAAACCTAGATATGCAAAG GTAGTGTCAAATATACCCTTCAATATAAGTACAGATGTTGTAAGGCAGCTTCTTCCAATGGGTGATATCTTCTCCGAAGTTGTTCTTCTGCTTCAG GATGAGACTGCATCACGCTTGGCAGATTGTTCTTTACGAACATCAGAATACCGACCCATTAACATCTTTGTGAACTTTTATTCAG ATCCTGAATACAAGTTTAAAGTTGAAAGAACAAATTTTTTTCCTCAACCAAAT GTTGATGCAGCTGTTATTAGATTTAAACTAAAGCAAGTTTTGGATTATCCACCAGTTGCTTCCCCTAAAAGCTTCTTTTCAATGGTTATTCTAGAtctccattcttttcat GTAAATTCTGCTTTCAATGGAAAGCGTAAAATGTTGCGACGGTCACTTCAGCATATATGCCCATCGCTCGAGATTGAAGCTGCTCTCAAGAATGTTGGCCTTCCAGTTACA GTGTAG
- the LOC103720885 gene encoding ribosomal RNA small subunit methyltransferase, chloroplastic isoform X2 — MLSLTLPSPSLHPCARPRLSDPPRPPLPVVVAAAASRRKRSEDDYHTTIKSLNSKGRHTPRKSLGQHYMLNSSINEELSNVAGVEEGDVVMEIGPGTGSLTNVLINAGATVIAVEKDPHMATLVRDRFGCTDQLVVLQEDFTKCHIHSHLNSLLENKNSVGIKPRYAKVVSNIPFNISTDVVRQLLPMGDIFSEVVLLLQDETASRLADCSLRTSEYRPINIFVNFYSDPEYKFKVERTNFFPQPNVDAAVIRFKLKQVLDYPPVASPKSFFSMVNSAFNGKRKMLRRSLQHICPSLEIEAALKNVGLPVTARPQDLTLDDFVKLHNLITQV; from the exons ATGCTCTCCCTTACACTGCCCTCTCCTTCGCTGCATCCATGCGCGCGGCCGCGCCTAAGTGACCCCCCGCGGCCGCCGCTCCCCGTcgtcgtcgccgccgccgcctcgagGCGGAAAAGAAGCGAAGACGACTACCACACGACCATCAAATCTCTGAATTCCAAAGGCCGCCACACCCCAAGAAAATCACTTGGCCAG CATTACATGTTGAATTCGAGCATTAACGAAGAGCTTTCGAATGTGGCTGGGGTTGAAGAAGGGGATGTGGTGATGGAGATAGGCCCCGGTACTGGCTCCTTGACTAATGTTTTGATAAATGCTGGTGCCACGGTGATTGCTGTAGAGAAG GATCCGCACATGGCCACGCTTGTTAGAGATAGGTTTGGCTGTACAGATCAATTAGTG GTTCTGCAGGAAGACTTCACAAAATGTCATATTCATTCCCATTTGAATTCATTGCTGGAGAATAAGAACTCCGTAGGAATCAAACCTAGATATGCAAAG GTAGTGTCAAATATACCCTTCAATATAAGTACAGATGTTGTAAGGCAGCTTCTTCCAATGGGTGATATCTTCTCCGAAGTTGTTCTTCTGCTTCAG GATGAGACTGCATCACGCTTGGCAGATTGTTCTTTACGAACATCAGAATACCGACCCATTAACATCTTTGTGAACTTTTATTCAG ATCCTGAATACAAGTTTAAAGTTGAAAGAACAAATTTTTTTCCTCAACCAAAT GTTGATGCAGCTGTTATTAGATTTAAACTAAAGCAAGTTTTGGATTATCCACCAGTTGCTTCCCCTAAAAGCTTCTTTTCAATG GTAAATTCTGCTTTCAATGGAAAGCGTAAAATGTTGCGACGGTCACTTCAGCATATATGCCCATCGCTCGAGATTGAAGCTGCTCTCAAGAATGTTGGCCTTCCAGTTACA GCCAGACCTCAAGATCTTACATTGGATGATTTTGTGAAGCTGCATAATCTCATTACACAGGTGTAG